The following is a genomic window from Manihot esculenta cultivar AM560-2 chromosome 9, M.esculenta_v8, whole genome shotgun sequence.
AACCTTGAATTTTCCTTGCCTTCTGTACTTTATGTAGGATGAGGTCCTGCCCACCCAAAATCCATCCTGCTTCCATCATCTCACTATGTGTGCAACCTTGCGTCATGGTCTGTCAATTAACCTTTGGATTCATGATTTATCTGTATCAGGTCCTGTAGCTGACGACATGTTCCACTGGCAAGCAACAATCATGGGACCATCTGATAGCCCATATGCGGGAGGTGTATTTCTAGTTACTATCCATTTTCCTCCTGACTATCCATTCAAGCCTCCAAAGGTAACTTTTGCAACTGAGAGATGCTTCTAGCCATGCTCATATGATCCAAAGGTAACATTGTTCTGTTTTCAGGTTGCATTTCGGACAAAGGTCTTCCATCCAAACATAAACAGTAACGGGAGCATATGTCTTGATATCCTTAAAGAACAATGGAGCCCTGCTCTTACCATTTCTAAGGTTTGAATCCCATCCATGAGATTATGCTGATAACTGCACAGCATCACCTCCAATTTTCCTCGAAATTATTTTGCCTTGGACTTGCAATTTTTTCCCCCCTGCAATTATGGTTTGTTTTATAGCTTAGGTCTCGGGTTATAAAAGTGATTGTGCAAATGATAAtatttcttctctctttccTAACGCATGTAATTTATgtagttttgatttttttttaataccatTTCTAaggttatttttgtttttttgggtTTACTACTCTGTTAATGTAACCATACTTCTCCATGTCAGGTATTACTCTCCATTTGCTCATTGCTGACTGATCCAAATCCTGACGACCCTCTTGTCCCAGAGATTGCCCATATGTACAAGACTGATCGAGCCAAATATGAAGCAACTGCACGCAGCTGGACTCAGAAGTATGCCATGGGATGATGATGGTTGGTCAGATACTGTAtctgtataaataggttgtgtttatttatgaaatttgtCGAATCCATTTTAAGTTTTGGACTTGGTTTGAGAGAGGATGTTAGGGATTGAACTTGTATTCTTCAGCGGAAATTATAGTTTGGGGGGCTGGCTGGAATTAACTGTATGGTCAAGGATGTTTTAATGTGGACAATGTTGTTTGAAGCTTTAACTTTTTGTGGCGTTGATAGCTCTTCTTTCATTTTAGCGGTTTGAAAATTCTCCATTTTAACGTGGTTTCAAGGACCTCTCTCATTTTAGTTATTGACGGGCAATAAAggtatttatcatatttttattataatatcaaaatttgtaatttttattaatttattatatcatatcatGTTTTATTAAAGCAGATAAAGTGTCAAATAATCCCTCCTCCGCATGATACATTACATGATAAGTAGATAAAGTATTTGATGATTGTCGCCCTAAAGAAGCACGTAGGTTCAAAGCCCATCAGACTCTCATTGAATAAATTGAGATAAAGTTGAGTTCTAAAGAAGATTGAGATAAAGTTGAGTTCTAAAGAAGAACGTAGGTTCAAAGTCCATCAGGCTCTGGGCTCTCCTTGAATAAATCGACTCAACACTGCAAGTCTTAATCTCTTTAAACAAATTGACTCAACACTGCAAGTTCTAATCCGAAAAGTCCTAATCCGAATACATGGAGCAAATCCTAATTCGAATATGTGGGAAACGATGGATTTCATATGAGTACGGATCCAACAGGAGCGATGGATTTCATATGAGTACGGATCCAACAGGAGCTAATTCAGTCCGGTGATGTGATGTGAGAGAAAATAGCTAGTCCAATCACTTTGCGGTTTAATCACTTTACAGTTCTATCCGCATGCGCGttaggagaattaaatggctgtcTGGCGTGGAGAGGGATTTGACGCCTCCGTATGTACAAATTTGAATGACATAAACAGGTGGTTCTGGTACTGTAACAAAAAAGCGATTATGCGTCATTAGCGGACAGAAAAGGAGATAAAAATAGAAACATTTTCTTTtccaaataaatttatacaaccactataaattttattttttaaaagaaatattttcttttttaaataagtttatacaaccattctaaattttattttttaaatttcagaacatcaatattaaaaatctattatggttaaaaaatttattagtgtttataagttaatttaaagttatcattatttaaattttaagtaattttgtAGTTAATTAAAGTGTTTACACTTAACTGACGGTTGATTAATGTATTGGAAAACGTGTAAATAAAtccactaaaattttaatattttggtgaaataaatcaataatcttATATTTAAGTTTGTGTAATGTGTAAATTTGAGAAGTCTTTCACCTTTTCAAttctccatttcaaaaaaaaaataaaataaaattttttataacaaaaataatatattttttattttttagtaacaAAATATTCGTTTATAATAAGTAATACAcattttttatctaataaaatagattttcaatagtattaaaattaaaagtttaaatgtaataaaataaaaacaaaaaaaaacacactaaactttttattaaaaataaatgagaaaaataaatattcaacgCTTTGAAAATTCTAAAAATGTGAAATTTGGGTAAAATGTGGAGATGGTATAATAAATATAGAACTCAACCTTCTAGATTTCGTCTTGTCATggtttttgaatttatttggtGTTTTCCACGTTGTTCCACTGActacatgatattaattcctttAGATTTCCaatcttctctcttttttttttctttaaaaaaattatagttaattTATCTAAGCTAATTTAATCTAATAACTAAAAGTATATGTAACTCATTTTATAGATTCATATTAAATTCACTCCTTAAATattattactaaaaaaatatttctcattagtatttaatttttttaaaaatttaaaataaatataaaaatcaaatataattaatgaattataaCGAAAGATAATCTTAaaggttatagaaagtaaatatgttaatataagaagtaaatattgataaataggTAAGTTGTTTAATcctataatcataaacttgatttTCTTTCCTGTGTAGATACAATATCtcatatataaataggttgtaatctctattatagaatataataaatattatttttctacgTGGTATTAGAGTTTTACCcagagatttaaatttttttttggagatttaggattctgttcatttgggttatctaTATAAAGTAACATTTGGGTCTCATCACCTCCCTAAGAAGGACACCGGAGCGCCGGCGAAGCATCCAAAAGAACCGATGGGCGTTCGGCCGACAAGTGGACCTCACATGCTGCCACAACAGCCTATCGCAGCTCCACGCACCGGTGCATGAAGGCGCGTCCCTGCTCCATCGCTGCTCTGTTCACCATCGCCGGAGTCGCCGCACTGTCCCCTTATCAGATCTGAGGTTTGTTTGACTGTTCAGACATTGGGTGGAGATATTTTGATACTGTTCATATCCGCACACTGTTCATCGAGTACTGTTTACTTCtgtgtttatttttattgctttgggTTAGTTGTCCTTATAGCTGAAGTTAAAACCACAGTAACTGATATGATTCgtgtgatgactaaaatcatGCAACACAAATTAAATGGATTTAATTTTTTGGATTGGAATAAGACAATCCGTATTTATTTACAAAGTATTGAAATGGATGATCATCTTACCAAGGATCCTCCAACTGATGAAACTCATAGAGATTGGATGAGGGATGATGCTCGATTGTTTTTGCAGATCCAAAATTCTATTCATAGTGAGGTGATTAGTATTATTAATCACTGTGAATTTGTTAAAGAGTTAATGGAGTATTTGGAATTTCTATATTCTGGCAAAGAGAATATTTTCCGTATTTATGATTTGTGTAAGACATTTTACCGAGCTGAGAAAAATGATAGAACTTGGACATcttattttatggattttaaaagagtttacGAAGAATTTAATATATTGATGCCTTTTGGTACAGATGTGAaaactcaacaagctcaacgaGAGCAAATAGCTGTTATGAGCTTTCTAGCAGGTCTCCCTTCAGAGTTTGAGACAGCTAAATCTCAGATCCTTTCTGACTCTAAAATATTATCGTTACATGATGTGTTCACTAGGGTGTTGCATATAGAGTCTCTAATTCCTTCACACCCCACTAGTGTCCTTGTTAGCCGCAATGACAGTGGCCGACAAAATAACAGAAGTGGACAAAGGGGAGGTTTTACTGGTGGTAAAGGATCTCAGTGTTCTGGGAAAATAGGTTCTACTTTTGACTAAGAGGAATCATTTGTTATTACTGTCGCAAATCTAAACATATAAGAACACATGTCAAAAACTACAGAATAAGAATCAGCGAACACAAATGGCGCATATGGCAATTGAGGCCCCTTCATATCAGGAgattttgatatctgcagatgagtatgcacaattcaccCAATACCAAGCATCTCtgaaatcctctaattcctcctctatcactgcaattgccgagtcaggtaactctattgcatgtcttgtgtcttcatcctctaAATGGATTTTTGATTTTGGTGTTACCGATCATATGTCGGATAATTCTATCCTTTTGTTcaatcttgagtctcatgcATCGTCTTCTTATGGTACTCTTGCTGATGACACTAAATCTTTtgtcatgggttctggtcatgtcaacttaaccccttctctttctgtatcctctatattatgtctccctaagttcacgtttaatttgctttccattaGTAAACTCATTCGTGCATTGAATTATTGTGTCTcattatcagaattattttctatcttttgtgcattttatgctgaaatccaaacttaattcaatatttttgttcgtatattgcaaagtgataatactaaagagtatctctctggggagtttcaatcttatttgttataAAAAAGGATTATTAATCAGTCTTCTTGTGTTaacactccttcacaaaatcgaaccgaactgattagtaataaaagtatattattttcaataatatagagagattagatcatattaaagttaaaatattttaattaaattttaaaatactaaaaataaagtgtaaaaaataaaaaatttattaaaaattcaaactgatcaaaccgaatcaaatcaaactgaatcagaccgattcagttcgatttgatttttgatcaaaatcaattcaatttggttttcataaataccaaaattttagtttttggtttattcggttcgatgtGATTTTAAACCACATCGACCGAATGCTCGTCCCTAgctgatgctgtatccactgtttgttttttgatcaatcgcatgccttcctccatccttcatggtgatatcccttataacattttgtttcccactaaatATTTCTTTCCTATTGATCCACGTATTTTTTGGTGTACTtattttgttcgtgatgttcgtctacaggttactaaattggatcccaaatcactcaaatatGTCTTCTTTAGCTACTCTCAACGTCAGAAAGggtatcattattttttttcctgatTTAAATCGATATCTTGTGTCTGcagatgtaacattctttgagtccacttcattttttccgccatcatctgtttataactcccagggggaggaagatgacctcttgttatacattgttcgctctctgtctccttagactactcctacacctttcgctcatgtgccaggtcgtcctcccatctttcatgtgtattccagagCTTAGAAGACTTTTACTCCGCTTCGCTACCCACTTCTTCGTAGACAgatcctgctcccactgatccttcactgtctaatttggatttgcccattgctctttccaaaggtaaacgtacttacacttatcctatttcataTTGTATCttttatgatcaattatcctcttattctcgttgttttgtcactgctttagattctatttcagttttcaaaactgttattgaggttttgtcccatcctggttggcgtgtTGTAAtagaagaggaaatgatggcccttgacactaatggtacttgggagttgatgtcttTGCCCTCAGGAAAGCAGGCTATtggatgcaaatgggtgtttgcagtgaaagtaaaccCTGATGGATCTGTTGCACACCTCAAGACCcatttagtggccaaaggttatgcacaaacttatagagttgactattctgatacattctccc
Proteins encoded in this region:
- the LOC110621877 gene encoding ubiquitin-conjugating enzyme E2 28, with the protein product MASKRILKELNDLQKDPPTSCSAGPVADDMFHWQATIMGPSDSPYAGGVFLVTIHFPPDYPFKPPKVAFRTKVFHPNINSNGSICLDILKEQWSPALTISKVLLSICSLLTDPNPDDPLVPEIAHMYKTDRAKYEATARSWTQKYAMG